A single window of Anaerocolumna chitinilytica DNA harbors:
- a CDS encoding sigma-54-dependent transcriptional regulator, translating to MKILIADDEKNMRWILGKNLREENFDIIEASDGEEAFHLFLDEEPDLVILDYRMPKIDGMEVLKRIKTITPKLPVIMITAHGSTDAAVEAMKLGAADYISKPFDINDLKLSIFKALNIDKLNKEIDYLKETAKQIFNGKIIGNSKKIQDVFDLVNKVANTNASVLIIGESGTGKEGIAASIHNKSSRSSKPFITVNCGAIPETLIESELFGYEKGAFTGANARKAGRFDRAQGGTLFLDEIGELSLPLQVKILRVLQEKEFERVGGSEVIKSDVRIIAATNRDLEQMVEKGDFREDLLYRLKVIPVYLPPLRERKEDIPQLVDYFLDKYSKEVNRTKLTMEKETLDLLRNYDFPGNIRELENLVERLVILSPDPVIEPSLLPKEILKEVFSGKKEDFILPEEGINLEKVEESFVRQALMIAKGNQTNAAKLLGLSRHALIYRIEKFNLK from the coding sequence ATGAAAATTCTCATAGCGGACGATGAAAAGAATATGAGATGGATTTTGGGAAAAAACCTCAGAGAAGAAAATTTTGACATAATAGAAGCTAGTGACGGAGAAGAAGCTTTTCATCTGTTTTTGGATGAAGAACCGGACCTGGTGATATTGGATTACCGGATGCCTAAAATTGACGGGATGGAAGTGCTAAAACGAATCAAGACTATTACCCCCAAGCTGCCCGTTATTATGATAACTGCCCATGGCAGTACAGATGCAGCGGTGGAGGCAATGAAGCTTGGGGCGGCAGATTATATTTCAAAACCTTTTGATATCAATGATTTGAAGCTTTCTATTTTTAAAGCGCTGAATATAGATAAACTGAATAAAGAAATTGATTATTTAAAAGAAACTGCTAAACAGATTTTTAACGGTAAGATAATCGGAAACAGTAAAAAGATACAGGATGTGTTTGATCTAGTAAATAAAGTAGCAAATACAAATGCCTCTGTTCTGATTATTGGAGAGAGCGGTACCGGAAAAGAAGGGATTGCTGCTTCTATACATAATAAAAGCAGTAGAAGCAGTAAGCCTTTTATTACAGTAAACTGCGGTGCAATTCCTGAAACCTTGATTGAAAGCGAATTATTTGGTTACGAAAAGGGAGCATTTACGGGAGCTAATGCCAGAAAAGCCGGTAGGTTTGACAGGGCCCAGGGCGGTACCCTATTCCTAGATGAAATCGGTGAACTCAGCCTTCCCCTTCAGGTTAAGATATTAAGGGTGCTTCAGGAAAAAGAATTTGAACGAGTAGGAGGCTCAGAGGTAATCAAGTCCGATGTTAGAATTATTGCAGCAACTAACCGGGATTTAGAACAAATGGTAGAGAAAGGAGACTTCAGAGAAGACCTTTTATACAGGCTAAAAGTCATACCCGTTTATTTACCGCCTTTAAGAGAAAGAAAAGAAGATATTCCTCAACTGGTTGACTATTTTTTGGATAAATACAGCAAAGAAGTAAATCGAACTAAATTAACTATGGAAAAGGAGACTCTTGATTTATTAAGAAATTATGACTTCCCCGGCAATATAAGGGAATTAGAGAATCTAGTTGAACGGTTGGTCATTCTGTCTCCTGATCCGGTAATTGAACCGTCTCTGTTACCCAAAGAGATATTAAAAGAAGTGTTTTCTGGAAAAAAAGAAGACTTTATCTTACCGGAAGAAGGTATTAATTTAGAGAAAGTGGAAGAAAGTTTTGTAAGGCAGGCGTTGATGATAGCTAAAGGTAATCAAACTAACGCAGCTAAGTTATTGGGATTATCCAGACATGCTTTAATCTATCGAATAGAAAAATTTAATCTTAAATAG
- a CDS encoding zinc ribbon domain-containing protein, whose protein sequence is MKKDSFLKLIIISFIGIVVLWFAKELLFPSNYLGINISGNYGGEHMYMSGNYGFGAGTFSVLLIFLIKVLIVLFVVALIVGLIMVAKNYIFTPQNMEAYKSGSTPVEQPRKTCDICGKPLDNNWKVCPYCGTEAK, encoded by the coding sequence ATGAAAAAGGATTCATTCCTTAAACTAATAATAATCTCATTTATAGGTATTGTTGTTTTATGGTTTGCAAAAGAACTTTTATTCCCATCTAATTATTTAGGTATTAATATTTCAGGAAATTATGGAGGTGAGCATATGTATATGAGTGGAAATTATGGATTTGGTGCAGGAACATTCTCCGTATTATTAATATTCCTGATTAAGGTCTTAATTGTATTGTTTGTAGTTGCGCTGATTGTGGGTTTAATCATGGTAGCGAAGAATTATATTTTTACTCCGCAGAACATGGAAGCTTATAAAAGCGGATCAACACCGGTTGAACAGCCCAGGAAGACATGTGATATCTGTGGTAAACCCTTAGACAATAACTGGAAGGTATGCCCTTATTGTGGAACAGAAGCGAAATAA
- the rpoN gene encoding RNA polymerase factor sigma-54, whose translation MDMNMKQNIQQEQRLLLTSDMKLSLQLLQMPIDDLQECIEKELNENPLLEIDYSNSDLNEDTDNADIKKEEEPFFYEKYIQNNKYDNYGGEIIYHDSDDDYDNNPFNYISQTATLKDYLKEQLMERDENEEILNICASLIEFINEDGLIPEEIKDISQLISKPYQMVFEASEILKDFQPWGIGAKDFRESLMIQLKKQNKYNEKLEEIIMKHLELLGDNKIKELAKILDDTVANVQNYVNIIKTLEPKPARGFYTGEATQYIIPEAFLKKIGNEYYIIMNDDLLPKLNVNSYYQRILKENKNQETVSFMKDKISSALAFIKGIEQRRNTIYRIIEKITEYQKAYFDKGEAYLRPMNMKELAIDLNLHESTVSRAVKDKFISVPAGTIRLRDLFTNGINSGTKEENISSNVIKKEINRVVEAEDKLNPLSDQAIYELLKNLNMNISRRTVAKYREELGIRSSAKRKVYSN comes from the coding sequence ATGGACATGAATATGAAACAAAATATACAGCAGGAACAAAGGCTGTTATTAACTAGTGATATGAAACTGTCTTTACAGCTTCTTCAGATGCCAATCGATGATTTACAGGAGTGTATTGAAAAGGAATTAAATGAAAATCCTCTTCTTGAAATTGACTACAGTAACTCAGATCTTAATGAAGATACGGATAATGCAGACATTAAGAAAGAGGAAGAACCATTTTTTTATGAAAAATATATACAGAATAATAAATATGATAATTATGGAGGTGAAATAATTTATCATGATTCAGATGATGATTATGACAATAACCCATTCAATTATATATCCCAAACTGCTACGCTAAAAGATTATCTAAAAGAGCAGCTTATGGAACGGGATGAGAATGAGGAAATACTGAATATTTGTGCATCCTTAATTGAATTCATTAATGAAGATGGATTGATACCAGAGGAGATAAAAGATATTTCTCAGTTGATTTCAAAGCCATATCAAATGGTTTTTGAAGCATCTGAAATTCTGAAAGATTTTCAGCCATGGGGAATAGGAGCTAAGGATTTTAGGGAAAGTTTAATGATACAGTTAAAGAAGCAAAATAAATATAATGAAAAATTAGAAGAGATTATTATGAAACACCTGGAATTACTGGGAGACAATAAAATAAAGGAACTTGCAAAGATTCTGGATGATACTGTAGCGAACGTACAAAACTATGTCAATATTATTAAAACCTTGGAACCAAAGCCTGCAAGAGGATTTTATACCGGGGAGGCAACACAGTATATTATACCTGAGGCATTCTTAAAAAAAATTGGAAATGAATATTATATTATCATGAATGACGATTTATTACCGAAGTTGAATGTCAATTCATACTATCAGAGAATTTTGAAAGAGAATAAGAATCAAGAGACTGTCAGTTTCATGAAAGATAAAATTAGCAGCGCTCTGGCATTTATAAAAGGGATAGAACAAAGGAGAAATACGATATACAGGATTATCGAAAAAATCACAGAATATCAAAAGGCTTATTTCGATAAGGGTGAAGCTTATTTAAGGCCAATGAATATGAAAGAGCTTGCAATAGATTTAAATTTACATGAATCCACAGTCAGCAGAGCAGTAAAAGATAAATTTATCAGTGTTCCCGCTGGGACCATAAGGCTTAGAGATCTTTTTACCAATGGAATCAATAGTGGAACAAAGGAAGAAAATATCTCATCCAATGTTATTAAAAAAGAAATTAACCGGGTGGTTGAAGCAGAAGATAAGCTTAATCCTTTATCGGATCAGGCAATTTATGAATTGCTAAAGAATCTGAATATGAATATCTCCAGGAGAACAGTTGCTAAATATAGAGAAGAGCTGGGCATAAGGTCTTCTGCCAAAAGAAAAGTTTATTCAAACTAA
- a CDS encoding double zinc ribbon domain-containing protein: MTLLFLVAIILIIYYLFIYKEAYKNIFGQINGKKCPNCGNPIESNYNVCPVCKETLRKKCPDCGKMVDINWKYCPYCEVQLRKGENG; the protein is encoded by the coding sequence ATGACTCTGTTATTTTTAGTAGCTATCATTTTAATTATTTATTACTTATTCATTTACAAAGAAGCTTATAAAAATATTTTTGGGCAGATAAATGGGAAGAAATGTCCTAATTGCGGAAACCCTATTGAATCAAACTATAACGTCTGCCCGGTATGCAAGGAAACTTTGAGGAAAAAATGCCCGGATTGCGGTAAAATGGTGGATATCAACTGGAAATACTGCCCTTACTGTGAAGTACAATTAAGAAAAGGTGAAAATGGATGA
- a CDS encoding two-component system sensor histidine kinase NtrB yields MKKKLAYKIIILILIAVITTMHFLTKTKDLPLHQMYKILFFIPIILASVQFGFKGGTTVSIIISIIYSPQKLLSIGPQYKGFYELMDVFLFVAAGIVTGILVEKKNIALKTMDSQLNKYVILENYTNSVLESIHLGIMAINKDFFITSMNESAKKIIGVTYDCIGLNFADVFPSCEDLEDIINKANEKNTPQINIEKKLLKDNQEVNIKIDIFPLSLESRNKGLVIIIDDITEINKMKIQMHRNDKLASVGQLATGIAHEIRNPLAIIKMIEQTMSKEVNNENQLKELNIIDEEVERANKVIKSLMEFSKPSKNEKGLYSINQVIEDVLIITNKYTSQHKVNVNYIKSELPVGYYDREQMIQAFVNLILNSVDAMPEGGEIRISAQSLEDNKVKIVFEDTGQGIEEANLEKIFDPFFTTKSEGTGLGLPILYRIIEDHNGSINVKSSLGKGTIFEIFI; encoded by the coding sequence ATGAAAAAGAAGCTTGCTTATAAAATTATAATTCTAATTTTAATAGCAGTTATCACAACGATGCATTTTTTAACCAAAACGAAAGATTTGCCCTTGCATCAAATGTATAAAATCCTGTTTTTCATACCCATAATCCTGGCCTCGGTACAATTTGGCTTTAAAGGAGGAACCACTGTATCAATTATAATCAGTATCATCTATTCTCCTCAGAAATTATTATCTATTGGGCCTCAATATAAAGGGTTTTATGAATTAATGGATGTATTCCTCTTTGTTGCAGCCGGAATTGTTACCGGAATATTGGTAGAAAAGAAAAATATTGCATTAAAAACAATGGACAGTCAACTAAATAAATATGTAATTCTAGAGAACTATACCAATTCTGTGCTGGAAAGCATTCATCTTGGTATTATGGCGATTAATAAAGATTTTTTTATTACTTCAATGAATGAAAGTGCAAAAAAAATAATAGGTGTAACTTATGACTGTATAGGTCTGAATTTTGCTGATGTATTTCCTTCTTGTGAAGATCTTGAAGACATAATTAATAAAGCAAATGAAAAAAATACACCCCAAATTAATATTGAAAAAAAGCTTCTGAAAGATAATCAGGAAGTTAATATAAAAATAGATATATTTCCATTGAGCTTAGAAAGCAGGAACAAAGGCCTGGTTATAATCATCGATGATATTACTGAAATAAATAAGATGAAAATTCAGATGCATCGGAATGATAAACTTGCTTCCGTCGGGCAGCTGGCGACGGGAATAGCGCATGAAATCAGAAACCCCTTGGCTATCATTAAAATGATTGAACAGACCATGAGCAAGGAAGTTAATAATGAAAACCAGCTTAAGGAGTTAAATATTATTGATGAAGAAGTAGAACGGGCAAATAAAGTGATTAAGTCCCTGATGGAATTTAGTAAACCAAGTAAAAATGAAAAAGGTTTGTATTCTATTAATCAGGTTATTGAAGATGTATTAATCATTACCAATAAATATACTTCACAACACAAGGTAAATGTCAATTATATAAAATCTGAATTGCCTGTAGGTTATTATGACAGGGAACAAATGATTCAGGCGTTCGTTAATTTAATCTTAAATTCGGTTGATGCCATGCCGGAAGGCGGAGAAATTCGTATCTCGGCACAGAGCTTAGAGGATAACAAAGTCAAAATAGTATTTGAGGATACAGGCCAGGGAATTGAGGAAGCGAATCTGGAAAAGATTTTTGATCCGTTCTTTACAACGAAATCGGAGGGTACAGGTTTAGGACTTCCCATACTCTACCGGATTATTGAAGATCATAATGGCAGCATAAATGTAAAAAGTTCATTGGGAAAAGGGACAATATTTGAAATCTTCATTTAG
- a CDS encoding 4Fe-4S binding protein has protein sequence MATILKWWKNYAAIVMLLVMVIGLKYPMIMLVFFICMIGPSLTGFFTGRFWCGNICPIGIFFDNVLIKISNHQKAPKFFKSKWIRIIFTTLMMSMFSFEIFYSFGKPVMMGMVFYEMILEAVITGTFLSVIYHNRVWCHFCPMGSTGAFVTYLSNRKKVLNVSEQCSKCRKCEESCPMGLAPHEYQGTKLSSYNCIQCGVCVKSCPNERIGYQDNIKPVEKNSIDVGV, from the coding sequence TTGGCAACAATTTTGAAGTGGTGGAAAAACTATGCCGCTATCGTAATGTTACTGGTAATGGTAATCGGTTTAAAATATCCTATGATCATGTTAGTTTTTTTTATCTGCATGATTGGTCCTTCCTTAACAGGTTTTTTTACAGGTAGATTCTGGTGCGGCAACATATGCCCCATCGGTATTTTTTTTGATAATGTATTAATAAAAATAAGTAATCATCAGAAAGCACCGAAATTTTTTAAATCCAAATGGATTCGTATCATATTTACTACCCTGATGATGTCCATGTTTAGTTTTGAAATCTTCTATTCATTCGGTAAACCGGTAATGATGGGAATGGTTTTTTATGAGATGATATTAGAGGCTGTGATTACCGGCACTTTTCTATCTGTTATTTATCATAACAGAGTATGGTGTCACTTCTGTCCCATGGGGAGTACCGGAGCTTTTGTTACTTATCTTAGTAACAGGAAAAAGGTCTTAAATGTATCAGAACAATGTTCCAAATGCAGAAAATGCGAAGAAAGTTGTCCAATGGGACTGGCACCTCATGAATATCAAGGGACGAAGCTAAGCTCTTACAATTGTATCCAATGTGGTGTTTGTGTAAAGTCTTGCCCGAATGAAAGAATAGGATACCAGGATAACATAAAGCCCGTAGAAAAAAATAGTATTGATGTTGGGGTTTAA
- a CDS encoding heavy metal translocating P-type ATPase, translating to MENKSIQIQGMTCASCAKTVEKATKKLEGVFEANVNFATEKLNISFDEAMISVGDIQSAVEKAGYKALSDSVSKTFKIQGMTCASCAKTIERVTGKIEGVAEANVNFATEKLNISYDPAKVKISDIKSAIVKAGYKVIDDEVAVDADKERKERERKVLWRRFVISAIFTLPLLYMAMGHMLMFPLPGVVHPEMNPLNFALVQLMLVIPSIIAGYKFYTVGFSALFRRSPNMDSLIAIGTSAALLYGIYAIVQISGGNKEYVDDLYFEAAGVIITLIMLGKYLETVTKGKTSEAIKKLMGLAPKTAIVIKDGKEEEIPIDEVEVGDIILVKPGEKMPVDGVVVEGTTSVDESMLTGESIPVEKNPGNNIIGASINKNGSIKYRATKVGKDTALAQIIKLVEDAQGSKAPIAKMADIISGYFVPIVILLSLISSLSWYFFGGESVVFAVTIFISVLVIACPCALGLATPTAIMVGTGKGAEHGVLIKSGVALETTHKIQTIVFDKTGTITEGKPKVTDIVTNDITQDELLQLAASAEKGSEHPLGEAIVKGAEERGLAFIKPDSFKAIPGHGIEVTIDNKNVLAGNQKLMKERNISLEKLEATSDILASEGKTPMYIAIDNKIAGIIAVADTVKTNSKKAIDSLHRMGIEVAMITGDNKRTAEAIAQQVGIDRILAEVLPQDKANEVKKLQAEGKKVAMVGDGINDAPALAQADIGIAIGSGTDVAMESADIVLMRSDLMDVPTAIQLSKSTIRNIKQNLFWAFGYNTLGIPVAMGLLHLFGGPLLNPMIAAAAMSLSSVSVLSNALRLKAFKPIQ from the coding sequence ATGGAAAATAAGTCCATTCAAATACAGGGGATGACTTGTGCATCCTGTGCAAAGACAGTTGAAAAGGCCACAAAAAAGCTGGAAGGTGTCTTTGAAGCTAATGTTAATTTTGCAACTGAAAAATTGAATATCAGTTTTGATGAAGCGATGATTTCCGTAGGAGATATTCAGTCTGCTGTTGAAAAAGCCGGATATAAGGCATTATCTGATTCTGTAAGCAAAACTTTTAAGATTCAGGGAATGACCTGTGCTTCTTGCGCTAAAACAATAGAAAGAGTAACTGGGAAGATAGAAGGGGTAGCAGAAGCAAATGTTAATTTTGCAACTGAAAAATTAAACATAAGCTATGATCCTGCTAAAGTGAAAATTTCCGATATCAAAAGTGCCATTGTGAAAGCCGGATATAAGGTAATTGATGATGAAGTTGCTGTTGACGCTGACAAGGAGAGAAAAGAAAGGGAAAGAAAAGTATTATGGAGAAGATTTGTTATCTCGGCCATATTTACATTACCGCTTTTATATATGGCAATGGGTCATATGCTTATGTTTCCTCTTCCTGGTGTTGTGCATCCAGAAATGAATCCTCTGAATTTTGCTTTAGTGCAGCTTATGTTAGTAATTCCTTCGATAATTGCCGGATATAAATTCTATACAGTCGGCTTTTCCGCTTTATTTAGAAGAAGCCCTAATATGGATTCCCTGATAGCAATCGGTACGTCGGCAGCATTGTTATATGGTATATATGCAATCGTACAGATTAGTGGTGGTAATAAAGAGTATGTCGATGATCTGTATTTTGAAGCAGCAGGTGTAATCATAACACTCATTATGTTGGGTAAATATCTGGAAACAGTTACAAAAGGCAAAACCTCGGAAGCGATTAAAAAACTGATGGGTCTTGCTCCTAAAACAGCTATTGTAATCAAAGACGGTAAAGAGGAAGAAATTCCTATCGATGAAGTAGAAGTAGGAGATATTATCTTAGTAAAACCCGGAGAAAAGATGCCGGTAGACGGGGTGGTCGTTGAGGGAACCACATCTGTTGATGAATCCATGCTGACCGGCGAAAGTATCCCGGTAGAAAAAAATCCCGGTAATAATATCATTGGTGCAAGTATTAATAAAAATGGAAGTATAAAATATAGAGCTACAAAAGTTGGAAAAGATACAGCCCTGGCTCAAATTATTAAATTGGTTGAGGATGCCCAAGGTTCAAAAGCACCCATTGCCAAGATGGCAGATATTATTTCCGGTTACTTTGTACCGATTGTTATCTTATTGTCGTTAATCTCATCCTTATCCTGGTATTTTTTTGGAGGAGAATCCGTAGTATTTGCCGTTACAATTTTTATTTCGGTTCTCGTAATTGCCTGCCCCTGTGCTCTAGGGCTTGCTACTCCTACGGCAATCATGGTTGGAACAGGAAAGGGTGCAGAACACGGTGTCTTGATCAAGAGTGGTGTTGCTTTGGAGACTACCCATAAAATACAAACCATTGTTTTTGATAAGACTGGTACCATTACAGAGGGTAAGCCTAAAGTAACAGATATTGTTACAAATGATATTACACAGGATGAATTATTACAATTGGCAGCATCCGCTGAAAAGGGCTCAGAACACCCTCTGGGAGAAGCTATTGTGAAAGGAGCGGAGGAGAGAGGATTAGCGTTTATAAAACCGGATTCTTTTAAGGCAATACCTGGTCATGGTATAGAAGTAACGATTGATAATAAGAATGTATTGGCAGGAAACCAGAAACTTATGAAGGAACGTAATATTTCTTTAGAAAAACTGGAAGCCACTTCAGATATATTAGCCAGCGAAGGTAAAACTCCAATGTATATAGCAATTGATAATAAGATTGCCGGTATCATAGCTGTTGCTGATACAGTTAAAACAAATAGTAAAAAAGCCATTGACAGCTTGCATCGTATGGGTATTGAAGTTGCTATGATAACCGGAGATAATAAAAGGACTGCAGAAGCAATTGCACAGCAGGTAGGTATTGACCGTATACTGGCAGAAGTCTTGCCACAGGACAAAGCAAATGAAGTAAAAAAACTGCAGGCTGAAGGAAAAAAAGTAGCTATGGTAGGTGACGGTATCAATGATGCGCCGGCATTAGCACAGGCAGATATCGGTATCGCAATTGGTTCGGGAACTGACGTAGCCATGGAATCAGCAGACATCGTATTAATGAGAAGCGATTTAATGGATGTTCCGACAGCAATACAACTTTCCAAGAGTACCATTCGTAATATTAAGCAGAATTTATTCTGGGCATTTGGCTATAATACTTTGGGAATACCGGTAGCAATGGGGCTTCTTCATTTATTTGGAGGACCGTTACTGAATCCTATGATTGCTGCAGCGGCTATGAGTCTTAGTTCGGTATCCGTTTTGTCTAATGCTTTAAGGTTAAAGGCATTTAAACCAATTCAATAA
- a CDS encoding heavy-metal-associated domain-containing protein gives MIKKITIDGMSCEHCVNHVTEALKELNGVVKVEVSLASNNAIIETSQDVKDGDIKSSIDEAGYEVTGIDVL, from the coding sequence ATGATTAAGAAAATAACGATTGATGGTATGAGTTGTGAGCACTGTGTAAATCATGTTACAGAGGCTTTAAAAGAACTTAACGGTGTTGTAAAAGTAGAAGTTAGTTTAGCTTCCAATAATGCAATCATTGAGACATCCCAGGATGTTAAAGATGGGGATATCAAATCTTCCATTGATGAAGCAGGATATGAGGTTACAGGAATAGACGTTTTATAA
- a CDS encoding cation transporter: MKARSLKIHQTNMYCQKCFNNAIIAISAIDNIKSLDIDMVNKNINIIYKDSTLDNERIRNMINKAITTGHL, from the coding sequence GTGAAAGCCAGGAGTTTGAAAATACATCAAACGAATATGTACTGTCAAAAATGTTTTAATAATGCAATTATTGCGATTTCTGCGATCGATAATATTAAGTCACTTGATATTGATATGGTGAATAAAAATATAAATATTATTTATAAAGATAGTACTTTAGATAATGAAAGAATACGTAATATGATTAATAAAGCTATAACAACGGGACACCTATAA
- a CDS encoding class I SAM-dependent methyltransferase, whose translation MDINEKIKRRYNRIASVYDIFEQPMELMLFKKWRTEVLSSLNGKCLEVGVGTGKNIPFYPDGIDMTAIDFSEKMLEKAKDKANVLKKNIEFFHMDVQNMDFKDNTFDNVFTTCVFCSVPDPVKGLMEIKRVCKPDGKIIMIEHVRSEIKVIGLIMDVLNPITVNLYGANINRKTVDNVRKAGFVKVKITNLAGDIVKKIEISNMK comes from the coding sequence ATGGATATTAATGAAAAAATAAAAAGAAGATATAATCGGATAGCAAGTGTTTACGACATTTTTGAACAGCCGATGGAACTTATGTTATTTAAGAAATGGAGAACTGAGGTTTTAAGTTCATTAAATGGAAAATGCCTGGAAGTTGGTGTAGGTACTGGAAAAAATATTCCATTTTATCCGGATGGCATAGATATGACAGCCATTGATTTTAGTGAAAAAATGCTTGAAAAGGCAAAAGATAAGGCTAATGTATTGAAAAAAAATATAGAATTTTTTCATATGGATGTTCAAAATATGGATTTTAAGGATAATACATTTGATAATGTATTTACTACTTGTGTATTTTGTTCGGTACCAGACCCGGTTAAGGGGTTGATGGAGATAAAGAGAGTATGCAAACCAGATGGAAAAATTATTATGATTGAACATGTCAGGAGTGAGATAAAAGTAATTGGCCTAATAATGGATGTACTTAATCCGATTACTGTTAATCTCTATGGTGCTAATATTAACAGGAAAACAGTGGACAATGTTAGAAAGGCAGGGTTTGTAAAAGTTAAAATTACGAATCTCGCTGGAGACATAGTTAAAAAAATTGAAATTAGTAATATGAAATAA
- a CDS encoding BlaI/MecI/CopY family transcriptional regulator gives MREKLTDAELNIMNVLWKHNGRLSAARIFDEIVCQTGWHRNTVYTHINKCIKRGAIERYGTRFMCKALVNREEVQKREISDLVIKLFEGSYENFIVTAVKAQKSFAK, from the coding sequence ATGAGAGAAAAATTAACTGATGCAGAGCTAAATATCATGAATGTGCTCTGGAAGCATAATGGTAGATTATCTGCCGCAAGAATATTCGATGAAATTGTGTGTCAAACCGGATGGCATCGTAACACTGTGTATACACACATTAATAAGTGCATTAAAAGGGGAGCAATAGAAAGATATGGAACCAGATTTATGTGCAAAGCACTAGTAAATCGTGAAGAAGTCCAGAAAAGGGAAATTTCTGATTTAGTTATAAAATTGTTTGAAGGGTCATATGAAAATTTTATTGTGACTGCAGTCAAAGCTCAAAAATCCTTTGCTAAATAA
- a CDS encoding SEC-C domain-containing protein yields the protein MKLEIDELQIRQFIRVNGVDIYELCPCGSGKKYKWCCKAAPLECKTQNDLKQIYHNLKNEVWNRRKWKIQKCHWAGCTNDTQRCHSIQNNRFLNQIFDVNKNVYHFIPIGTLENESVELKGETVSLASTFNGFCNIHDRELFEVIEANNLMTFSQEQQYALAYRNFYYMLTKKEVTQQIITKTSLRGAPCYYQKDFVPHSSDQAQTAVDLILDLRKNQILYQELSEIIADIETNYETTKHIWQIRNQVLICNSIRTLRVRNPHFCFQTVREYLCKDEIDQLYSNSTISSFQDKRYNQISTIVLPDIPTSQITVFFAISCRHSTQSPLDFLRRVNQCSDQELVDILNNIVVDAYEELYLSKENFFNKFTPDEQSIIQGLFTQRTYESNSVTLIDDILSKPKFDLIRLQAQ from the coding sequence ATGAAATTGGAGATAGATGAACTACAAATCAGGCAATTTATTCGGGTCAACGGAGTTGATATTTATGAGTTATGTCCATGTGGTTCTGGTAAAAAATATAAGTGGTGTTGCAAGGCAGCACCACTTGAATGTAAAACTCAAAACGATTTAAAACAAATATATCATAATTTAAAAAATGAGGTGTGGAATCGCAGAAAGTGGAAAATTCAAAAATGCCATTGGGCAGGATGTACAAATGACACTCAGCGATGTCACTCAATTCAGAACAATAGGTTTCTAAATCAAATCTTTGATGTAAATAAAAACGTATATCATTTTATACCCATAGGGACATTGGAAAACGAAAGTGTTGAGTTAAAAGGTGAAACGGTATCTTTGGCTAGTACCTTTAATGGATTTTGTAATATCCATGATAGGGAGTTGTTTGAAGTTATTGAAGCTAACAATCTTATGACTTTTTCACAAGAACAACAGTATGCGCTTGCCTATAGAAACTTTTATTACATGCTTACAAAAAAAGAAGTAACTCAGCAAATAATTACCAAAACCTCATTAAGAGGGGCACCATGTTATTATCAAAAAGACTTTGTTCCACATTCTTCGGATCAAGCCCAAACAGCAGTAGATCTAATATTGGATTTAAGAAAAAATCAAATATTATACCAAGAATTGAGCGAAATTATAGCTGATATTGAAACAAATTATGAGACAACTAAGCATATATGGCAAATAAGAAATCAAGTATTAATTTGTAATTCCATTAGGACTTTGAGAGTTCGGAATCCTCATTTTTGTTTTCAAACTGTTCGAGAATATCTTTGCAAAGATGAAATTGACCAACTGTATAGCAATTCAACAATATCTAGTTTTCAAGACAAACGTTACAACCAAATATCAACAATTGTTTTACCAGATATTCCAACAAGCCAAATTACGGTATTTTTCGCAATCAGTTGCAGGCACAGCACCCAATCTCCACTTGATTTTTTACGTCGAGTAAATCAATGCTCAGATCAAGAGCTTGTTGACATTCTAAATAATATTGTCGTAGATGCTTATGAGGAGCTATATTTATCTAAAGAAAATTTTTTTAATAAATTTACACCTGATGAGCAATCTATTATCCAAGGTTTATTTACACAGCGAACATATGAATCAAATTCCGTAACGTTAATTGATGATATATTGTCTAAACCAAAATTTGACCTTATAAGACTACAAGCACAGTAA